In Leptolyngbya sp. O-77, the genomic window GTCCAATCCGCTAATGGGTGGCCTTAATCATCTGTTTCCCGACTTCTTGGTAGAACAGGTGCGGCTGCTTTGCTATTACAGCGGGCTAGGGCAGTTTTGGCGAGTTATGAGTCCGATGTTCCTGACACTTTCAGATCGATACGACCGGGGAGAAATCAGGGCGATCGCCGATGTGGTCGCCCACGTCAAGCAAGGTCTGGTCGATGCAGCAGCTTTGCCCATTACTTATGCCGTGTCTATCGGCGGAAAAACCTACGACATCTTGCCCGCTTCAGCGGGGCTGACCTTCTTGCCCGATACGGCACTGCCCTATGTGGAAGCGGTGTTTCTTCGGTCGTTTCCCTTCTTTGGCACAGTGTCTTACAACGCCCAGGCGCACCAAATTTCGCATGAGCAGGCAGATTTTAACTATGGGGCGCTGTTTGCCGATCCGCTGCCGATTGGCGGTGGGGGCATTCCGCCCACGCTGCTGATGCAGGATATGCGCCATTTTCTGCCTGATTACCTGCACAATATTTATCGGCAGGGGTTGCGGGGCGAAGATGACCTGCGGGTGAAAATCTGCCTGAGCTTCCAAAAATCTATGTTTTGCGTGACGACGGCAGCAATTTTAGGGACGCTGCCGCACCCGCTCGATACGACCGATCCAGCTCAGCGGCAAGCCAACCGAGCGTATCTTGAAGCCTGGGTGGAGCGCCTGTCGCCCTCGCGTTTGCCGTGTGTGCAGGAATAGGGCGTGACAGGAGAACTAAAAGAGAACTAAAAAAGAGCGATCGCCCGCTTGGAACGATCGCTCTTTTCGTTGAATGTTCTTGACCTTCGACTCTGAGTCCGACTCCCAGGAGCCACACCAGCAGTGTAGCGACTGGGAGTTCCAACCGAGTCGTCGAACTGAGTCGTCGAACGGTCGAACTTAGTAGTCGAAGTCGCCGCCCATGCCGCCGCCAGCGCCAGCGCCAGCCGCTTCTTTGGGTTCGGGCTTGTCAACAACGATGCACTCGGTCGTCAGCACCATGCCCGCGATCGATGCCGCATTTTGCAGGGCAGAACGAGTCACCTTTGCCGGGTCAACAATACCCGCGTCAAACATATCGACGAACTCATCGGTGGCGGCGTTGTAGCCCACGTTGAAGTCCTTCTCCTTGACGCGCTCAGCAATCACCGCGCCGTTCTGACCTGCGTTTTCGGCAATCCGCTTCAGCGGCGCAGACAAGGCACGGGCGACAATCAGCGCACCCGTCAGTTCTTCCGCCGTCAGGTTGCTCTTAGCCCACTCTTCAAGCTGCGGAGCCAGGTGAGCCAGCGTGGTGCCACCACCAGGAACGATGCCTTCCTCTACCGCAGCCTTGGTCGCGTTGATGGCATCTTCCAGGCGCAGCTTGCGATCCTTCATTTCGGTTTCGGTCGCAGCACCGACCTTGACCACAGCCACACCGCCAGAGAGCTTGGCCAGACGCTCTTGCAGCTTCTCTTTGTCGTAGGAAGAATCGGTTTCTTCAATCTGACGGCGAATTTGCTCGCAGCGAGCCTTGACCTGAGCCTCGTTCCCTTCTGCAACAATTGTGGTGGTGTCCTTAGTAATCGTGACACGGCGAGCCTTACCCAAGCTTTCCAACTTCACGTTGTCGAGCTTCAGACCCGCATCTTCGGTAATCACCTGACCGCCCGTCAGCACGGCAATGTCTTCCAGCATGGCCTTGCGGCGATCGCCAAAGCCAGGAGCCTTGACCGCAGCCACGTTCAGCACACCCCGCAGACGGTTCACCACCAGAGTCGCCAAGGCTTCTTTCTCAATGTCCTCAGCAATGATCAGCAGCGGACGACCAGCGCGGGCCACTTGCTCCAGCACGGGCACTAGGTCTTGCACCAGGGTAATCTTCTTGTCGGTCAGCAGAATAAACGGCTCATCTAGGATGGCCTCCATGCGCTCGGTGTCGGTGGCAAAGTAGGGCGAGATATAGCCCTTGTCGAAGCGCATCCCTTCGGTGACTTCCAGTTCGGTCGTCATGGACTTGCCTTCTTCCAGCGAGATCACGCCTTCGCGACCCACTTTGTCCATCGCTTCGGCAATCATCGCGCCGACTTCTTCATCATTGCCCGCAGAGATAGAGCCAACCTGGGCGATCGCCTTGGAATCTTCCACCGGACGAGCGTGTTCCGCGATCTTCTCCACCAGGAAGTTAGACGCTTTATCGATGCCACGCTTCAGGGAAATGGCGTTAGCCCCTGCGGCAACGTTCCGCAGACCTTCTTTCACCATTGCATGAGCCAGCACGGTCGCCGTCGTCGTCCCGTCGCCAGCGGCATCGTTGGTTTTAGACGCAGCCTGACGGATGAGAGCGACACCCGTGTTTTCGATGTGATCTTCTAGCTCGATTTCCTTAGCAATGGTCACACCGTCATTCACGATCTGGGGTGCGCCAAACTTCTTCTCTAGCACCACGTTGCGGCCTTTGGGACCCAGGGTGACTGCAACGGCTTCTGCCAGGATATCGATGCCCTTTTCCAGAGCGCGACGTGCGTTTTCGTTGTAAATGATGCGCTTAGCCATAGTTTCCGATTTTGGATTTGCGATTGAGGATTTCGATTGAAAGTCTACGAGTTTCGGTTTGGCATCTTGGACTTAGTGCAGCAAAGGGTGCCGCAGCTTGAAGATCCAAAACCCAAAATCCAAAATTTAGCCAACGATCGCCAGAATGTCTTTCTCGGACAGCAGCACGTACTCTTCGCCGCCCAGCTTGATGTCGGTGCCGGCGTACTTGGAGTACAGCACTTTGTCACCCACCTTCACTTCCAGTTCTTGACGGGTGCCGTCGTCATTGCGCCGACCGGGGCCCACCTGCGCCACTTCGCCCACTTGAGGTTTTTCCTTAGCGGTGTCGGGCAGGAAAATGCCGCCTGCGGTCTTTTCTTCGGAAGCGCTGACCTTCACAAACACGCGATCGCCTAATGGCTTAACGGTTGAAACACTCAAGGACACAGCAGCCATACGTATAGTCTCTCCAGACGATAAAGTTGCAGTTGGGTTGAAGAATCTTGCTCAATCACTGAACTTTGTTGACTAGATCGCGCACTGGGAGAACTTGCACCCTTGACGCACTCCAAGTTCCCGTTCATATTGAGAAGCTGAACCGGGCATTCAGTAGAGCGATCGCCCTCCGGGAAACAAGCTCTATAAACCCAGCAGAGCCACCTGCAACGTGTCAGTGTGCTGATTGAGCCATTGCTATCGAGTCAAGATTTAGCACTCTCAACTCCTGAGTGCTAATTTACCTGGCGCAGGGGGCCGTCAGCAACTTTGTCGGGGGTACGGGTTCCCGAACTCAGGGGTTAAGGGTTTAGAGGTTGGGGTTAGGGATTGGGGAGTGGCGGGTTGAAGTGGTCCTTATAGAATCAGCGCTGAGTTCAATGGTTTTTGAGTAGGGAGCCATCGACCAAATGACGCAAGCACAACCACCACAGACTGCGGGCGACTGGGTGCGGGCTCATGTCTGGATTTCGGGCAAGGTGCAGGGGGTAGGCTATCGCTTTTCGACCTGCGACACAGCGACACTCTTAAAGATCAACGGCTGGGTGCGAAACCTACGAGATGGGCGCGTCGAGGCCGTGTTTGAAGGGCCGGGCGATCGCGTTCAAGAAATCATCCGCTGGTGTCATCAGGGGCCGCCCACTGCGGTTGTGAAAGACGTTTCAGTGCAATACGAGCCGCCAGAGCATCTGCAGAGTTTTGAGGTCAAGCGATAAGCTGGAGTGCAAATTGGCAGATAGCGCGAAGTTTCGACATTTCATCCAAACGCGCACCAGGCAGAAAGCACGCTGAATCAGAAAGCACGCCGAATATCGATGGGTGGGCAGCCTTGATTCAACCTCGACAGTGGGTTCTCCGTTCTCTCGGCTTCTGTGCCAGCCCTGGCTTCTGCGCTAAGATGCTCATTCCGCTGGCGATTCCTCTGGCTGCATGAAGATCCTGATCTATTCCTACAACTATTTTCCAGAGCCAATTGGGATTGCGCCGCTGATGACGGAGCTAGCCGAAGGATTGGCCCAACGGGGACACCAGGTGCGCGTGGTGACGGGGATGCCCAACTATCCGCAGCGGCGCATCTATCCGGGCTATCGTGGGCGGCTGTATCAAACGCGAGTGGAAAACGGCGTGTGCGTGCAGCGCTGCTATGTCTGGATTCGGCCGCGGCCAGGGCTGCTGGGGCGGGTGCTGCTAGACGGCAGCTTTGTGATTACGAGCGTCGTGCAGGCGCTATGGGGCTTTCGACCCGACGTGATTCTGCTGACCACGCCGCCGCTGCCCGTCAGTGTGCCTGCGGCACTGCTGGGGAAGATTTACCGCTGTCCGGTGGTGCTAAACGTGCAGGATATCCTGCCGGAAGCGGCGGTGCGGCTGGGCATTGTGAAAAATCGGCTGGCCATTCGTGCGTTCGAGGCGCTGGAACGGTTTGCCTATCGCACCGCAACGGCGATCGCCGTAATTGCCGACGGCTTTGCCCAAAACCTGCAACACAAAGGCGTATCGCCTCAAAAGCTAATCTGCATTCCCAACTGGGTAGATGTAAACTTTATTCGCCCGATTCCACCCGCAGAAAACCAATTTCGCCAGCAGCACAGCTTGCAGGACAAATTTATCGTGCTGTATGCAGGCAATATCGCGCTAACGCAGGGCATGGAAACCGTGATCGAGGCAGCAGCACGGCTACACGACCTGCCCGATCTGGTGTTTGCCATCGTGGGCGAGCGCGAGGCCTGTCAGCAGTTGCAGGACTATGCGCGGCAGTGCCAGGCAGACAACGTGCAGTTTTTTGACTTTCAGCCGAGGGAGCGATTGCCCGACCTGATGTCGGCGGCAGACGTGGGGCTGGTGGTGCAGCGCAAAAATGTGGTGAGTTTTAACATGCCGTCAAAGTTTCAACTGCTGCTGGCGAGCGGCTGCCCGGTGGTGGCCTCGGCTCCGATGGAGGGCGAGTTGGCAAAACTGGTGCTGCACAGCGAAGCGGGAACGGTCGTGCAGCCGGAGCAGCCGGAGCAACTGGCGGAAGCGCTGCGCTCGGTCTATGACGATGCGCCGCAGCGGGCCGCGTGGGCCCACCAAGGGCGACAGTATGCCCTCCAGCACTATCGCTTTGAGCAGGCGATCGCCGCCTATGAACAGCTATTCTACTCGCTGGTCGGTTCGGCAACGCCAGAAACGTCCGCCCCGTCCCCCGCGCCCGCTGCCACTCGACCTACTGGGACGCTGCCAAACGGTTCCACGCCCAGCGATTCAAAAGCCAGCAGCCCAACGAGTGCCACCGAGCCAGCCCGTCGTCCCCAATCCCAGCGGTAAGCAAGCCATCCCGTAACCTGCGCTACAATTGACTCACTTGGCAGGAGACGGTGAGCAGATCTACGCATTCCTAATGCATCCTCAAGCAACATGAATCCAGCATGGTTGATTTAGACGATGACGCGCTGCGGAGCCGCATTCTGAACTGGCTAGAGGTTCAGGTTCCAGCCTCGCGGGTGCAGCATGTGCTGGGGGTCGAGCAGATGGCGATCGCCCTGGCCCAGGTTCATAACCTTGAGCCTCAGCGGGCGGCCCTGGCGGCGCTGCTGCATGATCTGGCGAAATACTTCAAGCCCCAAACGCTGCTGAGCATCGCGGACGAGGCGGGGCTGCCGCTCGATCCGGTAGACGAAGCCAATCCGCATCTGCTCCATGCCGATGTAGGAGCGATCGTGGCGCAGCGAGAATTTGGTGTCACGGATGCAGAGGTGCTAGCGGCGATCGCCAACCATACGCTTGGCAGTCCGGGCATGAGTGCCCTGAGCTGCGTCGTGTTTTTGGCAGACACGCTAGAGCCGGGGCGCGGCGACACCGCCGAACTCAACCATTTACGAATGGTTAGTCAACAAAATTTAACGCAAGCAGTTTGGATGACCTGCGACTATACCTTCAAATATCTGCTGGACGCTGGACATTTAATTCATCCCCGCGCCCTGCAAACCCGCAACTGGTTTCTCCAGGCAGATTCAGGGCGATGGCGCAGCCCCGCCGCCGAGGCATATCGCGCTGCAACTTGGTCGGCCCCAAGATTTACCGCAACTTGATTTTATTTTTTGCCCGCTGCTTCGTTGTTCATCACACAATGCAAAACTTTGTTTTTTTGCTATTCTGCCTGCAATCTCGATTCAGCCAGTCCTGAATCTGTTTTCCTATCAAGCCCTGTCCTATCAAACCTAGAGGTACTGAACATTTGATGACCCATGAATCTCCGCTAGAGGCCCTGCTTTCTACCCGGTTGGCTGCTGATGCATCCGCCCCTCGCCTCGCCGTCGAAACCGACTCCAGCAGCGATGACCTGGCGCTGGCGATCGCCCAAGCCGCCGACGACCGCAAAGGGGATGACATTGTGCTCCTGAAAGTGGCGGATGTGTCCTACCTGGCAGATTATTTTGTGCTGGTGACGGGCTTTTCGCACGTGCAGGTGAGGGCGATCGCCAACAGCATTGAGCAAACGGTGAAGGAAAAACTTCAGCGGGTGCCCGTGCGAATCGAGGGGCAAGCCGAGGGCAACTGGGTCCTCATCGACTACGGCGATGTCATTGCCCACATCTTCCTCGAAAAAGACCGCGAGTTCTACAACCTGGAAGCATTTTGGGGACACGCCGAGCGGCTGTCTTTTGCGGCACTTCAAGGCGCAAGCACCTCTGCAAAAGGCTAGGGCCACGTTTGACGGACTTGAGAAGGGGCATTTAACCGGGATCTTTTAACTAGACTCTCACTGGGTCGAGTGTCCTTTATCCGGTACGGCTGGGGTTAAACAAGGTAGCGAGGAGCCTGGAAATCACAAAAGCCTTGTGCAGCGCGACTTTCGGCTCCGCCTTCCGCCGTCTGTCTGCCCCTAGCTACACCAGATTCGTGGATTACAGTAGACTGCATTCAGGATTGTTTTCAGAATCCGATTTGAAACCAGACTCAGTGCGGATGACGCGAGAAGTCAGCACATTTCGTTCACTGTTTCCCACCTCGCGCTAGGATGCAGCCCACTCGTTGCCCATGAAATCCTCTCTGCCCGTCTGCCCGGTTCCCTCCGAGCAACAACCCATCAATGAGTTTCAAGACTTGCAAGAGTCCTGGTTTTTTCGCTGGGCGACGCTCGACCTCTGGTCCTACATCAAGCCGATTCTGATTCTCTGGGGCTTGAGTTGGGCGGTGTCTGGGCCTGTGGCGGCGGTCAGCTTTCCGCCCGCGAAATATCCAGCGCTGTTTGCCCTGAGCGCGGCGGTAGGGGCTTGCGTGATTCCGCTGCTGGCGCTGGTGCGGCTGACGCTGGGCTGGTGGTATGTGCGCGATCGCCTCTCCAAAGAAACCGTGTTCTATGAAGAATCGGGCTGGTATGACGGCCAGACCTGGACGAAGCCCGAAGAGGTGTTGCAGCGCGATCGCCTAATCGTGAGCTACCAGATCCAGCCCATCATGAAGCGGCTCTGGCGCACGTTTGCCATCTTTGGGCTACTGTTGGTTCTCAGTGGCATTATCTGGGTCATTCTCTCTCAGCGTAGCTCGTTGACCTGACTTCCTCGCGTACACGGTTGACTCGCAGCGTACACGGTTGACTCGCATCGCCTTGCTCCCAAACACCTGCCGTCAAACCGTCTTATGACACATCATGGCGTTTCTATTGCGCTAGTGGACGCAGTGTGTCACAGTCCTAGAGGCGGAAGACGCTGGACTTTATCTACCGGAAATAGCTAAGGCCAGGAATGACTAGGGGAAAACGAGTACAGACCGCAGAGCTAGAAGTTCGGCTACTGCGAGAGGGCATTATCGAGTCGCGACACTTGGTGCAGGCAGCAGTCGCAGACAACCGTGGTCGCGTGCTATCAGTTGCGGGCAGTGCGGAAACAGCGTCCTTTGTGCGCTCGTCGCTCAAGCCGTTTCAGGCGATGGCCGTCACCAGCACGGGCACACTGGAGCGCTTTGGGTTGAGCGATCGCGATTTGGCAATCATGTGCAGTTCCCACCGGGGCACCATCGAACAGGTGCGCCAGGTGTTCAACATTCTCTGGCGCTGCGACGTGGACCCGTCGATGCTGCAATGCCCGATTCCCGAAGGCAAGCGTAGCCCCTTAGAATATAACTGTTCTGGCAAGCACGCAGGAATGCTAGCGGTCTGCCGCCAGCTTGGCTATCCCACCTCCGATTATTTGCAGCGCAACCACCCGGTGCAGACGCTCATCCTGTCCAAGGTATCAGAACTGCTGCGGATGCCTGCGGCAGAATTTATCTCCGCTCACGACGATTGCGGCGCACCGACCTACTTTATGCAACTGGGGCAGATGGCCACGCTGTTTGCCCAGCTTGCATCGGGCAGCAGCCTGGATCTGGAACGCATTGTGCGAGCGATGACCCATCACCCCATGCTGGTGGCAGGCGAGGGCGAGTTTGATACAGAAGTGATGCGCCTCTCAGAAGGTGCGCTGGTGAGCAAGTCTGGTGCAGAGGGGATTCAGTGCATTGGCCGCGTGGGCGAAGGCATGGGGCTGGCGATCAAGGTGATGGACGGAGCCAAGCGGGCCAAGTATGCCGTCGCGGTTCACCTGCTCAAGCAGCTAGGCTGGGTCACCCCAGCGATCGCCGAAACCTTGACCGAACGCTACCTGACGCTGGGCAACTTTAAGCGGCTGGATGTGCAGGGCGACCTGACCGTCGTGTGATTTTTGTGTTTTGTAGTTTTCGTACCGCGATCGCAAAACTGCGATCGCAAAATCGCGATTAAAAAGCGGGTGGCTGATCGCTTGGCGATGGGTCACCCACTTTTCATTCCTCGTTTTTCGCTCTTCGTTCTTCCTTATTCCTTCTTCGCGCTTCCCCTTCCATTGGAGTGCGGCCGCAGCCCTACTCCACGGGATTTTGACGGGCGATCGCCATCAGGGCCCGCTCCACTCGCAGCGCCGGTTGCAGCA contains:
- the groL gene encoding chaperonin GroEL (60 kDa chaperone family; promotes refolding of misfolded polypeptides especially under stressful conditions; forms two stacked rings of heptamers to form a barrel-shaped 14mer; ends can be capped by GroES; misfolded proteins enter the barrel where they are refolded when GroES binds); translated protein: MAKRIIYNENARRALEKGIDILAEAVAVTLGPKGRNVVLEKKFGAPQIVNDGVTIAKEIELEDHIENTGVALIRQAASKTNDAAGDGTTTATVLAHAMVKEGLRNVAAGANAISLKRGIDKASNFLVEKIAEHARPVEDSKAIAQVGSISAGNDEEVGAMIAEAMDKVGREGVISLEEGKSMTTELEVTEGMRFDKGYISPYFATDTERMEAILDEPFILLTDKKITLVQDLVPVLEQVARAGRPLLIIAEDIEKEALATLVVNRLRGVLNVAAVKAPGFGDRRKAMLEDIAVLTGGQVITEDAGLKLDNVKLESLGKARRVTITKDTTTIVAEGNEAQVKARCEQIRRQIEETDSSYDKEKLQERLAKLSGGVAVVKVGAATETEMKDRKLRLEDAINATKAAVEEGIVPGGGTTLAHLAPQLEEWAKSNLTAEELTGALIVARALSAPLKRIAENAGQNGAVIAERVKEKDFNVGYNAATDEFVDMFDAGIVDPAKVTRSALQNAASIAGMVLTTECIVVDKPEPKEAAGAGAGGGMGGDFDY
- a CDS encoding glycosyltransferase family 4 protein; the encoded protein is MKILIYSYNYFPEPIGIAPLMTELAEGLAQRGHQVRVVTGMPNYPQRRIYPGYRGRLYQTRVENGVCVQRCYVWIRPRPGLLGRVLLDGSFVITSVVQALWGFRPDVILLTTPPLPVSVPAALLGKIYRCPVVLNVQDILPEAAVRLGIVKNRLAIRAFEALERFAYRTATAIAVIADGFAQNLQHKGVSPQKLICIPNWVDVNFIRPIPPAENQFRQQHSLQDKFIVLYAGNIALTQGMETVIEAAARLHDLPDLVFAIVGEREACQQLQDYARQCQADNVQFFDFQPRERLPDLMSAADVGLVVQRKNVVSFNMPSKFQLLLASGCPVVASAPMEGELAKLVLHSEAGTVVQPEQPEQLAEALRSVYDDAPQRAAWAHQGRQYALQHYRFEQAIAAYEQLFYSLVGSATPETSAPSPAPAATRPTGTLPNGSTPSDSKASSPTSATEPARRPQSQR
- a CDS encoding asparaginase, which produces MTRGKRVQTAELEVRLLREGIIESRHLVQAAVADNRGRVLSVAGSAETASFVRSSLKPFQAMAVTSTGTLERFGLSDRDLAIMCSSHRGTIEQVRQVFNILWRCDVDPSMLQCPIPEGKRSPLEYNCSGKHAGMLAVCRQLGYPTSDYLQRNHPVQTLILSKVSELLRMPAAEFISAHDDCGAPTYFMQLGQMATLFAQLASGSSLDLERIVRAMTHHPMLVAGEGEFDTEVMRLSEGALVSKSGAEGIQCIGRVGEGMGLAIKVMDGAKRAKYAVAVHLLKQLGWVTPAIAETLTERYLTLGNFKRLDVQGDLTVV
- the groES gene encoding co-chaperone GroES gives rise to the protein MAAVSLSVSTVKPLGDRVFVKVSASEEKTAGGIFLPDTAKEKPQVGEVAQVGPGRRNDDGTRQELEVKVGDKVLYSKYAGTDIKLGGEEYVLLSEKDILAIVG
- the rsfS gene encoding ribosome silencing factor, which translates into the protein MTHESPLEALLSTRLAADASAPRLAVETDSSSDDLALAIAQAADDRKGDDIVLLKVADVSYLADYFVLVTGFSHVQVRAIANSIEQTVKEKLQRVPVRIEGQAEGNWVLIDYGDVIAHIFLEKDREFYNLEAFWGHAERLSFAALQGASTSAKG
- the yqeK gene encoding bis(5'-nucleosyl)-tetraphosphatase (symmetrical) YqeK; amino-acid sequence: MVDLDDDALRSRILNWLEVQVPASRVQHVLGVEQMAIALAQVHNLEPQRAALAALLHDLAKYFKPQTLLSIADEAGLPLDPVDEANPHLLHADVGAIVAQREFGVTDAEVLAAIANHTLGSPGMSALSCVVFLADTLEPGRGDTAELNHLRMVSQQNLTQAVWMTCDYTFKYLLDAGHLIHPRALQTRNWFLQADSGRWRSPAAEAYRAATWSAPRFTAT
- a CDS encoding CGLD27 family protein, whose translation is MKSSLPVCPVPSEQQPINEFQDLQESWFFRWATLDLWSYIKPILILWGLSWAVSGPVAAVSFPPAKYPALFALSAAVGACVIPLLALVRLTLGWWYVRDRLSKETVFYEESGWYDGQTWTKPEEVLQRDRLIVSYQIQPIMKRLWRTFAIFGLLLVLSGIIWVILSQRSSLT
- a CDS encoding acylphosphatase, yielding MTQAQPPQTAGDWVRAHVWISGKVQGVGYRFSTCDTATLLKINGWVRNLRDGRVEAVFEGPGDRVQEIIRWCHQGPPTAVVKDVSVQYEPPEHLQSFEVKR
- a CDS encoding CO2 hydration protein, with protein sequence MLTAPSPTAHPLSYIVDRIESGGALLPDTPENVVEVVGILKSYGVVLDAYWRNLIYISEHQFLVLFPFFKYFNGEITLAKLLRHWWHDRINYEFAEYCMKGMFWHGGGGLDAFLDTPEFVNLAKTAIRAKVKSNPLMGGLNHLFPDFLVEQVRLLCYYSGLGQFWRVMSPMFLTLSDRYDRGEIRAIADVVAHVKQGLVDAAALPITYAVSIGGKTYDILPASAGLTFLPDTALPYVEAVFLRSFPFFGTVSYNAQAHQISHEQADFNYGALFADPLPIGGGGIPPTLLMQDMRHFLPDYLHNIYRQGLRGEDDLRVKICLSFQKSMFCVTTAAILGTLPHPLDTTDPAQRQANRAYLEAWVERLSPSRLPCVQE